The following coding sequences are from one Streptomyces sp. NBC_00536 window:
- a CDS encoding polyamine ABC transporter substrate-binding protein, translating to MPELALSRRAALRGLGAAGLLAGLAGCGVPAAYVPEDRREGADRSGDDRSLAFANWPLYIDTDEKDETRRPTLDAFSKRTGIEVKYTEEINDNDEFFGKVSPALMNHQETGRDLVVVSDWMAARFVRLGWAQTMNRAAQPNVAKHLDPQLRSPAFDQGRLHTVPWQSGITGIAYNRKALGREIKSTKELWHPDLAGKVTLFSGLDESFSLLMQGNGADVTRWTESDFHRVCDQVEEMVRKKHIRRFTGNDYTSDLSKGDVLACQAYSGDVIQLQADNPDIEFVVPEEGAELWAESLLIPNLARHKASAEALIDHYYQPEIAAELAASVNYVCPVPAAREVLAGSGDKDTAELAANPLIFPDDEMRKRLVVARDISTAERQPFAKRWNAIVGL from the coding sequence ATGCCTGAACTCGCTCTCTCCCGCCGCGCGGCACTGCGCGGCCTCGGTGCCGCGGGCCTGCTGGCCGGCCTCGCCGGCTGTGGTGTGCCCGCCGCTTATGTCCCGGAGGACCGACGGGAAGGCGCGGACCGGTCCGGTGACGACCGGAGCCTGGCCTTCGCGAACTGGCCGCTCTACATCGACACCGACGAGAAGGACGAGACCCGGCGCCCGACGCTGGACGCCTTTTCGAAGCGGACCGGCATCGAGGTGAAGTACACCGAGGAGATCAACGACAACGACGAGTTCTTCGGCAAGGTCAGCCCGGCCCTGATGAACCACCAGGAGACCGGCCGCGACCTCGTGGTGGTCAGCGACTGGATGGCGGCCCGCTTTGTCCGGCTGGGCTGGGCCCAGACGATGAACCGCGCGGCGCAGCCCAACGTGGCCAAGCACCTGGACCCGCAACTGCGGTCCCCGGCCTTCGACCAGGGCCGTCTGCACACGGTCCCCTGGCAGTCCGGGATCACCGGCATCGCCTACAACCGCAAGGCGCTGGGCCGCGAGATCAAGTCCACCAAGGAGCTGTGGCACCCGGACCTGGCGGGCAAGGTGACGCTCTTCTCCGGGCTCGACGAGTCCTTCTCCCTGCTGATGCAGGGCAACGGCGCGGACGTCACGCGGTGGACCGAGTCGGACTTCCACCGGGTGTGCGACCAGGTCGAGGAGATGGTCCGCAAGAAGCACATCCGCCGCTTCACCGGCAACGACTACACCTCGGACCTCAGCAAGGGCGACGTGCTCGCCTGCCAGGCCTACTCCGGCGATGTCATCCAGCTCCAGGCCGACAACCCCGACATCGAATTCGTGGTTCCGGAGGAGGGCGCCGAACTGTGGGCGGAGAGCCTGCTGATCCCGAACCTCGCCCGGCACAAGGCAAGCGCCGAGGCCCTGATCGACCACTACTACCAGCCCGAGATCGCCGCCGAGCTGGCCGCCTCCGTCAACTACGTCTGCCCGGTCCCCGCGGCCCGCGAGGTGCTGGCCGGGTCCGGCGACAAGGACACCGCCGAACTGGCCGCGAATCCGCTGATCTTCCCCGATGACGAGATGCGCAAGCGGCTCGTGGTGGCCCGGGACATCTCGACGGCGGAGCGGCAGCCCTTCGCGAAGCGCTGGAACGCCATCGTCGGTCTCTGA
- a CDS encoding serine hydrolase domain-containing protein encodes MNARTRTLIAATLVLGIASGPVAAHAAPAPASPSSSSSPSAATGATPPMVPTAPNAAALAEAIAGVGAGNKDATAALVRVGGTSGSWQGSSGVADIRSGRAAIEEGRFRVGSVTKTFTAAVVLQLAAEGKVSLDQSVQHYLPGLLPDTFQPVTVRQLLNYTSGIQSADGPGDTFDAAYAHRFDIWDPHAMIANAVAKGPDFAPGTKQEYLNIDYTILGVLIEKLTGTSYAKAVEARVIRPLGLRDTSFPGPVRVRIQGPHNHGYQAVTGTGGSRELVDVSDWNASEQFAAGDLISTTADLERFTVALFSGRLVPKAQLEEMFTVPEVKNVEGGDADLTAGMKRFVLPGGVVAWGKTGGRPGYNTAIGATRDLSRTLVYSVNSTDAKGLDMNPIAFKLVMAAFKK; translated from the coding sequence ATGAACGCTCGTACACGCACTCTGATCGCCGCGACCCTGGTCCTGGGGATCGCTTCCGGCCCGGTCGCCGCCCACGCCGCTCCGGCTCCGGCATCACCTTCGTCCTCGTCTTCGCCCTCGGCCGCTACGGGCGCCACGCCGCCCATGGTCCCGACCGCGCCCAACGCGGCGGCGCTGGCGGAGGCGATCGCGGGAGTCGGCGCGGGGAACAAGGACGCGACCGCCGCGCTGGTCCGTGTGGGCGGCACCAGCGGGAGCTGGCAGGGCAGTTCGGGTGTCGCGGACATCCGCAGCGGCCGTGCCGCGATCGAGGAGGGCCGGTTCCGCGTGGGGTCGGTGACCAAGACCTTCACCGCCGCGGTGGTCCTCCAGCTGGCGGCCGAGGGCAAGGTGAGCCTCGACCAGTCCGTTCAGCACTATCTGCCGGGGCTGCTGCCGGACACCTTCCAGCCCGTGACGGTGCGCCAGCTGCTCAACTACACGAGCGGCATCCAGTCGGCCGACGGTCCGGGGGACACCTTCGACGCCGCCTACGCCCACCGGTTCGACATCTGGGACCCGCACGCCATGATCGCCAACGCGGTGGCCAAGGGGCCGGACTTCGCCCCGGGGACCAAGCAGGAGTACCTCAACATCGACTACACGATCCTGGGCGTCCTGATCGAGAAGCTGACGGGCACCTCGTACGCGAAGGCCGTCGAGGCGCGGGTCATCAGGCCGCTGGGGCTGCGCGACACCTCCTTCCCCGGCCCGGTGCGGGTCCGGATCCAGGGGCCGCACAACCACGGCTACCAGGCGGTGACCGGGACCGGCGGGAGCAGGGAGCTGGTCGATGTGAGCGACTGGAACGCCTCCGAGCAGTTCGCCGCGGGCGACCTCATCTCGACCACGGCGGATCTGGAGCGCTTCACCGTGGCCCTGTTCAGCGGGCGGCTCGTACCGAAGGCGCAGCTGGAGGAGATGTTCACCGTGCCCGAGGTGAAGAACGTCGAGGGCGGGGACGCGGATCTGACGGCGGGCATGAAGCGGTTCGTGCTCCCCGGCGGCGTGGTGGCCTGGGGCAAGACGGGTGGCCGGCCCGGATACAACACGGCGATCGGCGCGACGCGCGACCTGTCCCGCACCCTGGTCTATTCGGTCAACTCCACGGACGCCAAGGGGCTGGACATGAACCCCATAGCCTTCAAGCTGGTGATGGCCGCCTTCAAGAAGTAG
- a CDS encoding response regulator transcription factor → MTIRVVVADDQELVRSGFAMILDVQEDIEVVAEVGDGAAAVAAVRDLAPDVALLDVRMPVMDGIEACRTISARSACRTVMLTTFDADEYVYEALHAGASGFLLKDVRRDDLVHAVRVVAAGESLLAPSVARRLIEEYTAATAHGRRGAAAESAAAAEGARRLEGLTARERETLLHLGRGLSNAEIAAALVVSEHTVKSHVGNVLAKLGLRDRIQAVICAYETGLIAAGTTAPAGCPSGVSPSGE, encoded by the coding sequence TTGACGATCCGTGTGGTGGTGGCGGACGACCAGGAGCTGGTGCGCAGCGGTTTCGCGATGATCCTGGACGTCCAGGAGGACATCGAGGTCGTCGCGGAGGTCGGTGACGGCGCGGCGGCGGTGGCCGCGGTGCGGGACCTGGCGCCGGACGTGGCGCTGCTGGACGTCCGGATGCCGGTCATGGACGGGATCGAGGCGTGCCGGACGATCTCGGCACGGAGCGCCTGCCGGACGGTGATGCTGACGACCTTCGACGCGGACGAGTACGTGTACGAGGCGCTGCACGCGGGGGCCAGCGGCTTCCTGCTGAAGGACGTGCGGCGGGACGATCTGGTGCACGCGGTACGGGTGGTGGCGGCGGGCGAGTCCCTGCTGGCCCCGTCGGTCGCGCGGCGACTGATCGAGGAGTACACGGCAGCGACGGCGCACGGCCGGCGCGGGGCGGCGGCCGAGTCGGCCGCGGCCGCCGAGGGGGCGCGGCGGCTGGAGGGACTGACGGCCCGGGAGCGGGAGACCCTGCTGCATCTGGGGCGGGGGCTGTCGAACGCGGAGATCGCGGCGGCGCTGGTGGTGAGCGAACACACGGTCAAGTCGCATGTGGGGAACGTGCTGGCGAAGCTCGGGCTGCGGGACCGGATCCAGGCTGTGATCTGCGCGTACGAGACGGGGCTGATCGCGGCCGGGACGACGGCTCCCGCCGGTTGTCCCTCTGGGGTTTCTCCCTCTGGGGAGTGA